ttttctttctccaggttatttgagattttccttgttttctgagGAAGATCTGTATGGTTATGAACTTCCTTCTAAAGATTGCTTTTAATGCATCTCACAGATTTTGTATGGTtatgttttcactgtcatttgtctcaagctatttttaaattttctctttgatcTCATCATTGAACCATTGTTTTTTTTAGTACCACATTGTTTAATCTCTGTgtaattggtttttttttctgtttctcttttttgtggttgatttctagtttcatgcttTTATAATCAAAAAAGatacttgaaataatttctatccAATTAAATGTTTTGAGGCTTGTTTTGTGTCCTAGTATATGGTCTGTCctagagaatattccatgtgcacttataTGCACTGTTTCTCCTGATGATGTTAAGCCTTTATGCCTCCATCAAGTCACAGATAAGCCTCCTGCCTGTCCCCACGCTCCCATCCTACAAAATTCTGCTACAGCTTCTGATGGTATTCCTTCTATGACTCTTGTCTCCAAGTACCCTCCAGTCTCTTCAGAGCCCAGCTGGTTTATTCTGTTCCTGAGTACTTCCCGTGGGCCAGGCAGTGTGCTAAGAGCACAGCACACGCACTATCTGATGCAATCCTCACCACCACCCAAGGCCAGTGCAGTTGTCCACAGTTTACCCCGGAGGACACAGCACTGCAAAAATCAAACAGCTTGTTCAAGGCCCTGCTAATAGTaagtgggggggggcggggggtgaggatTTGAATCCACCATTCTGCCTGTAGCTGCACTTGTGGTAGTGTCTTAGATCCCTCTGGTTAAGATGCACAAGTGGATCTGGGGTTGCAGGGTTTTAGAAGCCTAcccatttgtaattttaaataaaacaatgtaaGCATAACTTGCTCAGCAAGTATAAGACCACTTTCAGCAGGAAGGTCAGCCTCATACAGCTTCCTTCCACAACTGAACCTGTTGGAGGCCTGGGAGTTTCAAGTCCTCTATTTCTTACATCACGAGTCAGTGAAGTTGTTGGCAGAAATGCTGCACTTGAGAGGTGCAGAGGAAGAATGGAGGGGAAGCGGGGGACCTAGATTTGCACCTGGTcgtgaggaagagagggaggcagCTAACCAGGCCACCAACCACTGGCAGACTCAGGAGCGGGCCTGTGTGTGGCAGCCCTCTCTCTGGGCATGACTGCAGCTAGACGTCTTTTCTGGGCAATGAAGTGGTATGGCTGGCAGGTGTGGGGTGGAGTCTGCAGCACACTGCCGCAGGAGGATCCCCGTGGCGGGGTGACGCGTGGGACATGACGGGGGAGAAGGAACAGAAATgcacagaggaggaaaaggagggagcCTAGCACTGCAACTGCTTCAGCCCTGGCCAGGCCAGCAGGCTCTGCTCCACTGTCCCGGTCTGTTCTGCACACCCCAGATCACTGCCGCTGCCCCGACTCTGAAGCACAGGAGGGGATCAGGGCGCATGCCCTCCACCCCAGGAGAACACCAGGTCTCCTCCCTGCTGAGCCCCCCACctccaaagaaaaaaagatggatgGTTTGATGGTCCAGTTCTTTATTTAGAAACCTGATTGTTCTAGAACATGGTAGGTGGGTCTGTAGCCTACCCTTTCCGTGGGATTGTGTCAGAGGTGGTGGGCAactttcttcccattttctcAGCAACAGAGAGAAGGTGCTTCCACTCAGAAGCACAGATTTGTAGGGAACAGTGTGGAAAGGAAAACGGGCAGGACATCTCAAGCTGATCTGGGGGAAGCAGGGAGGTGACTCTCAACAGGactggggcaggggcggggggcctACCTCTTAGGGACTGCTGACCGGCCCCACTCTTCTCACTCTCCCTGCTCTACTCAAAAGATCTCAAAACGCTCTTAGGGAGGGGAAAGGAACCCACGAGCTGGGGGATGACAGCAGGGGAagccaggagggaaggaagagggtgtGGGCAGAACCAGGGGCAGCAGATCACACAGGCCTGGGAGGTCTCCAGGTCTCAGCAGTAGCAGCGGCGCCTGCCCCACGGCCCCTCCACACCCCAGGAGGGCCTCGGGGTCCACAGCTCACAGCTCAGCTCTCTGCTGTTTCGCCTTCAGGGCCCCGGGGGTTGTGGGGGACAGAGGCAGGGCCAGTCTAGGAAGACTCTGGACTCTTTGGTGAGCTGGCGGTGGCGGTCTCAGAAGTCAAACTCATCCAGGTCCCCGGTGCCCTCCCCGCCGGGGGAGCCCCACACCCGGCGGTAGTTGCTCTCCAGGTCTTTCTGCCGCTGCCGCTCCTTCTGGGCCTCTTCCGCTCCCTGCACCTGGGGGAAGGCCGCAGGGCGGGCTGGGGAGCGGGGATGAGCAGGCCGCAGCAGGCACTGGGGGACGGCGGTGGGGGGCGGGCGGGCAggtgttggggaggggagggcaggagccAGCACTCATACGGATGACCTGTAGGGCTCTTGCTGAGGGCTCAACACCCAGAACTGATAGCCtcgtcttacagatgaggaaactgaggcttggataGAGGCGAGGCTGGGGGCTGCCTGGAGGACTCTAAACCTCACCCTCAACCCCTCAGCCTGCTGGGGCACAGGGAAGGCGGGAAGGCCAGGACTCAGGGGCGGGGTGCCTCTCACCAAGATATTGAAGAAGATCTCCTTGAGGTTTCTCGTGTCCTCATCAGTCAGCCAGCGTGCATCCTCCTCAGTCCCTTCTGTCCCTGGTCGGACAATTTTGATCTCAATTTTCCCTGGAAAGGAGTGGGATGGGCAGTGAGAGGAGAGGCCAGGGGGCAGCTCCAGTGCAGGTCCTCTGCCCCCTGGGTCCCCAGCCGAGGTCCCCAGCCCCTCCACTTCCGGCAGCAAGCCCTTCCAACAGCTCTGAATCCAGCCCGCCCCCAGGGCCCACCTTCGGCTGTGAGTCCCTCCCTCTCCAGCAGGTCTTTCACCAGCCCCTCGATTTGTTTCAGCTGTGGGTTTTCCCGTTTCATCTCGAGGACAGTCAGATCCTGATTGGGGCCTCCGTGACGGAGCTTGGTGACCCGGACCCGGACTCTGTGCTCAGGATCCTCCTCTTAGAGGGGGAGACACACAGGGAGACACAAAACAGCGCCGtgaccccagggctgggggccGGGGTGCTCGCCCCTCTCTGGCCGTCAGTTGCTTTTGGCAAGTTATTCCCTCTCAAACAGGTATGTCGTCAGGCTTCAGAATAAATTAGGACCcatcaccccccccaccccattccaaCCTATAAAGCTCCCTCCACCGACTGcagtttcctttcttccctctggaCCCTATAATTCTGCCCATCACCTACAGGGAAACTACTGTCTTCTGAAGCAAAAATCAGCGAAGTTGGGGCCTGCCTGCAGAGAAGGAGGCTGGAAGACTTTGGTTTGGACCCTATGTTGGGAGTTGAAAGACATTTCAGTGTTTATAATAGAGGTAGGAGGATGGAAGGATTGAAACTAGGACGTTAGACCTGGAACACCTGGTCTCCTGTCCCACAGGACCTGTGGGACAGACACTGGGCCACAACGGGAAGGGGTGACTCTGTCCAGGCGACTGGCTTCTGAGTAGCCGGGCTGGCCATGCCTCTCTGCCAGCTGAGGGCACGCCCTGTGCAGTCCTAGGTGACAGGAGCGTCTTGGGCCCGCACACAACGGTCACTCATTTAATATCTACTCATCGGTCACAAGGTGCCGCAAAGTGCTAGGCACTGGATGTACAGAGCAAGCCAGGGAACAGCCCTGCCAGCGAGCCACACAGGCTCTGAAAGCTGCCTCTCAAACGGGTCACTAGGAAGCAACCCGGCGAAGGGCTAGAGGTGTTGGGAAACAGAGTGGTGTTCCAGAAAGAGCGAGAGGGTGCGCGTTCTCAGCAGGGATACAGGCGATGGACCTGGCCATCTGTTCCTGTCTGACAGCCCTCACCTGTTggttgagggggtgggggaggctttTTGGGGACAACCCTCCTTTTTCGGTGCTTCTTCATCAGCTCTGGGCTCTGTCTTTCCTCCAGCCTTTTGATGAGTTTGCTGAGAGTAGACGTCAGGGCCAGCATGGCCCGCTCGCGCTCTGACTCCTCCTTCAGCCCGTCTGGGTCtagctctttctctgtctgggaGGCCCAAGGTGGGGGTGGAGAGTTAGGGATCTGGGGAGTGAGGGGTCGTCCAAGCTCTACAGGGGAGTAAAGACTAAGTCTCATTCTTCTCACAGATCCCCTTCCCCGCCGTCCCAGTTTTAGTTAAGCAACTAGCAGTTCAGGGCTCCTGGCTGAATGCCCCTGGCAGGCGAGGCGTGGCTCCGGTTCTCTCCCCGCCCCTCGACCGGTCCCGCCTACCGGCGCTGGCAGCTGAGGAAGCTGGAAGCCACAGGCGGGAGAGCAGAGCTCACCTCCTGGATGATGTTCTCCAGCTCCCGCTCCATGCCAGCCTTCACCTCCGCCCGGAGCCGCTCTCGGTCTGATGGGAGCAGTATACCTTCCAGTTCCTTCTCAAATTCTCCCAGCAACTGCCGTTCATCCTCATCTTCGTCTTCATCCTCatcatcctcctcctcttccacctcctTCTGCTGTTCTGGGCCGCCCTTTTCCTTCACCTCTGGTTCCCTGGAAGGGACTTCTGTAGCACTCTCTCCAGGCTGCTCCTGGTCTGCGTTTGGCTTCCCCTGGATGGGTGAGGATCAGGAGAAAGAGAGATGGCAGATGGTTGGGGTTTCCATAGGGACACACAGTGGAGGGCGGGGCACACAGCAGGGATGTGGTTTAGCTGGGGACTCGTGAGGAGTAGAGAAGTTGAGCCAGCTCTTTGGGCCCAGTTCAGGGTGTTCTGATTGCCAACCGGAAGGGAGAAAGGTTCCATCCTTCCCGGGAGCAGGGCTCATACCTTCCTTGTTCCACCCTTCAGCTCCTCTATCAATCGAATCAAGTCTGCGGGACTCCGAATGACTTTGACCTGTACGTTGTTCTGAAAATCTGAGATGGAGGAATAGGAATAGATCATAAATTAATTCTACTTTGACTTCCTAAGAAGAGGAGTTGAGGAAGCCAAGGAAGGACATGGTCCCTGGCCCGAGCAACTACCTGTCTGGTCTGAGAAACAGCAGCCAACACACCCCTCCCAAGAGCACTTAGGGGCCTAAGGGGGCCTCACAGGTGAGAGAGAAGGATGTGAACAGGCTGCCGCATGCCCTGCTCCTCCCCGTGCCACCGAGGCCTCCCGGCAATCAGCCTGGCTTTTAGGTCCACAGGAGATTCTGGGGCCAAGGGCTCCTCCTCCCTGAATCCTGTTCTCCCCACAAATACAAACCCTGTTTTGTCTGCGCAGTTCCAGGGACTGTACTGTAAACTAGACTCATTCTCATTTAATCCTGTAACAGCCCTCTCACATAGGGGTTATTGCCCACATGTTATGGGTGAGGAAATTGGGCTTAAGTGAAATCATCCAGGACTATAGGGTCAGGCAAGCAGTGGAACCACTGTGTTCTGCTATCCTCCTAGAGAAGCACTGCTGTCTCTAAAAAGGAATCTGCTGCTGGCCCGGCTGCCCAGCCTCCCTCCGAGTGTCTAGGTCTATCCCCATGCCATGCTTGCCAACCTGAAAACACACACGCGCAGATAGGAGACATGGAGCGTTCACTCACCGTCGGGAGAGGTTGGCGGTGGGTCTGTGGCTTCAAGGTTTGGTTCCTGCTCCTGATGGGGAGAAAAGGGCAGAGTCAAGTACGCAGGCTTCTGCATGCCAAGCACACTCTTAAGGCACTGCCTCTGGGTATGTCCTTGCATCCCTAGGTAAAAAGAGGTCATCTCATAATGAACCTCAGCTTGAGTGGCCCTCCGACCCGAAGCCCATGTTCAGCCTCCTTAGAGAAATGGCCAGGAAGCCGGCTCTCACCTCGGCCTGGGTCTCCCTCTCTGGGGGCTGTTCCTCTGGCTCGTGAAGCATCTTCCAGAAATCTGATTCCTTACTGTTCTCCTTGGCTGGACTTGCACCTAGAATACAGAAAACAAGGAGGAACCTGAAAGGAGAGGGAGGGTATGTTTCCCTCTTCTATTGTAAGGTGTCAGGGCCTATagtcctccttcccccaccccagaagTCAGGCTGTGGGGCTGCTGAGGACCACACATCCCTGGGTGCCCGGCAGTAACGCTGAGGAGGAAGTGGAGACGTGCGTCACGGCACAGGACTCAGGCCCTACCTGCTGTCCTTGGTGGCGCCAGCCCGGGCTCGGCCTCACTCCCCGCTGCAGGGGCCGGGGCCGGCCGGCCCTCGACGGCCCTGTCTCCGCGCTGCTTTGAGTCTACCGGGAGACAGCGCGTCGGCAGGACGGGGACGGAGCCTCAGCTCCTCCGCCTGCCCCTCCCTccgtgtctccttcctcccttcctctcaggCACTCACCAGCCTGCCTCTGGACGTAGGCCATGTACTCCTCAGGCTGCAGGGCGGGGTGGCAGAGAATGGCCTGGGGAGCAGCGCTGGGTGGCGGCCGGAGGAGGGGGTGAGGGCAGAGCCGAGGAGTTCGGATGGTCAGCACGTAAGAACAGGACAAGGGCTCGTCCACTCGGTCAATGTAGTCCCCAGAGATACCAGCGCCCTCGTCACAGAGGAACTGCCAGGACGGGAGGACGGACAGGGATCACCACCAGCCACCACTGTCAGTTCCCAGCACAACTGTCTGCTCTGAGGACTCACAGTCAAGCACGGGCTCCGTGCGCTGTGTATAGGGTGCTATAGATGCACTGTGATTGTTTCGTTGCTACGTTGgatctgacttttttgcaaccctgtggactgtagcccgccaggctcctccgtccatgggatttcccaggcaagaacactagagtgggtggccatttccttctgcaggggatcttcccgacccagggatggaacccccgtctcctgcactggcaggcggactctttaccactgagccagcagggaagccctttacacGCATTGGCTCATTTAATTATCACGACAACCCAGTGAGGGAGGTCATAGTTATCTCAACTCTGTGGCTCAAGATACTGGGGTCTGATATAGTTGAGGGACTTGTTCAGGCTGACCAGCTGGTAAGTTGTAAAAATATGAATTGAACTTGGGCAACTTAACTGTAGGTAACCAGCTGATTCCTGTTTCATGTTCTTGCTTTATGTAAATACAGTATGTACATACTTACACATATTTGATATcgatttttatatgtatttgaaaTACGTATattccatgtgtgtgcatgtatgtgtgtatgatttAAAAACAGCTTCAAACAGTTCTAAGGTCTTTATATTAATCAGAAAGAGAGTAAAGACATCAATTAATGTTAGCCTTTGCTAAGTTAGGATTCACCATTGtaatttctggggcttccctggaggctcagcagtaaaggatccgcctgccaatgcaagagatgtgggttcgatccctgagtcaggaagatcccctggagaaggaaatggcaacccactccagtattcttgcctggaaatttcatggacagaggagcctggcagggctccgtggggtggcaaagagttggacatgactgagcacgcacacacactctgtAATTTCTAAAGTGACCATTACAAGTAGAAAACAGGTCCCACTTCTGAGTGGCAGGACAAGGAGTTCTGCAGGTCCACCCCTACTTAAAGTCCATAACTGgcgaacacttttttttttaactcaggcATTTAAAATCCCTGGAAATTTTACTAAGGACATACAACAAATTAAGAaacatctattcaagaaaatcCACTAAATCTTGAATAGCGGAAGCTTGCAGTACTTGGGCCATGACCCTCCTTTTTTTTCCGCAACCCTGACTTCACAGCTCAGACAGATGCTCCACTCCAGATGAGTAAGGTCCAAAAAAATGGGGCTTCTATCCCCTCAGCATCCAGTCAAGGGATATGGTATGTCACCAGAGGGGCAGGCCATCAATATTCCCCAAGCCTCTCTAGTTACAAGTTGCAGAGAATAAATTCCTGCTGAATATGGTTAAGAGACTGAGGACTCCCTTCCTCCATCAGCCCCACTCATAGGACAGTGGCTGCACCTCAGGTGCAGAAGGACAGGAATACTGGGCCTTGATCACCCTCCCCACAGATCACTAAAAGG
This genomic stretch from Muntiacus reevesi chromosome 4, mMunRee1.1, whole genome shotgun sequence harbors:
- the OS9 gene encoding protein OS-9 isoform X2 — protein: MAAETLLSSLLGLLLLGLLLPASLTGGVGSLNLEELSEMRYGIEILPLPVMGGQNQASDVVIVSSKYKQRYECRLPAGAIHFQREREEEAPAYQGPGIPELLSPMKDAPCLLKTKDWWTYEFCYGRHIQQYHMEDSEIKGEVLYLGYYQSAFDWDDETAKASKQHRLKRYHSQTYGNGSKCDLNGRPREAEVRFLCDEGAGISGDYIDRVDEPLSCSYVLTIRTPRLCPHPLLRPPPSAAPQAILCHPALQPEEYMAYVQRQAGASPAKENSKESDFWKMLHEPEEQPPERETQAEEQEPNLEATDPPPTSPDDFQNNVQVKVIRSPADLIRLIEELKGGTRKGKPNADQEQPGESATEVPSREPEVKEKGGPEQQKEVEEEEDDEDEDEDEDERQLLGEFEKELEGILLPSDRERLRAEVKAGMERELENIIQETEKELDPDGLKEESERERAMLALTSTLSKLIKRLEERQSPELMKKHRKRRVVPKKPPPPPQPTEEDPEHRVRVRVTKLRHGGPNQDLTVLEMKRENPQLKQIEGLVKDLLEREGLTAEGKIEIKIVRPGTEGTEEDARWLTDEDTRNLKEIFFNILVQGAEEAQKERQRQKDLESNYRRVWGSPGGEGTGDLDEFDF
- the OS9 gene encoding protein OS-9 isoform X3 — encoded protein: MAAETLLSSLLGLLLLGLLLPASLTGGVGSLNLEELSEMRYGIEILPLPVMGGQNQASDVVIVSSKYKQRYECRLPAGAIHFQREREEEAPAYQGPGIPELLSPMKDAPCLLKTKDWWTYEFCYGRHIQQYHMEDSEIKGEVLYLGYYQSAFDWDDETAKASKQHRLKRYHSQTYGNGSKCDLNGRPREAEVRFLCDEGAGISGDYIDRVDEPLSCSYVLTIRTPRLCPHPLLRPPPSAAPQAILCHPALQPEEYMAYVQRQADSKQRGDRAVEGRPAPAPAAGSEAEPGLAPPRTAGASPAKENSKESDFWKMLHEPEEQPPERETQAEEQEPNLEATDPPPTSPDDFQNNVQVKVIRSPADLIRLIEELKGGTRKGKPNADQEQPGESATEVPSREPEVKEKGGPEQQKEVEEEEDDEDEDEDEDERQLLGEFEKELEGILLPSDRERLRAEVKAGMERELENIIQETEKELDPDGLKEESERERAMLALTSTLSKLIKRLEERQSPELMKKHRKRRVVPKKPPPPPQPTGKIEIKIVRPGTEGTEEDARWLTDEDTRNLKEIFFNILVQGAEEAQKERQRQKDLESNYRRVWGSPGGEGTGDLDEFDF
- the OS9 gene encoding protein OS-9 isoform X1: MAAETLLSSLLGLLLLGLLLPASLTGGVGSLNLEELSEMRYGIEILPLPVMGGQNQASDVVIVSSKYKQRYECRLPAGAIHFQREREEEAPAYQGPGIPELLSPMKDAPCLLKTKDWWTYEFCYGRHIQQYHMEDSEIKGEVLYLGYYQSAFDWDDETAKASKQHRLKRYHSQTYGNGSKCDLNGRPREAEVRFLCDEGAGISGDYIDRVDEPLSCSYVLTIRTPRLCPHPLLRPPPSAAPQAILCHPALQPEEYMAYVQRQADSKQRGDRAVEGRPAPAPAAGSEAEPGLAPPRTAGASPAKENSKESDFWKMLHEPEEQPPERETQAEEQEPNLEATDPPPTSPDDFQNNVQVKVIRSPADLIRLIEELKGGTRKGKPNADQEQPGESATEVPSREPEVKEKGGPEQQKEVEEEEDDEDEDEDEDERQLLGEFEKELEGILLPSDRERLRAEVKAGMERELENIIQETEKELDPDGLKEESERERAMLALTSTLSKLIKRLEERQSPELMKKHRKRRVVPKKPPPPPQPTEEDPEHRVRVRVTKLRHGGPNQDLTVLEMKRENPQLKQIEGLVKDLLEREGLTAEGKIEIKIVRPGTEGTEEDARWLTDEDTRNLKEIFFNILVQGAEEAQKERQRQKDLESNYRRVWGSPGGEGTGDLDEFDF